A genomic region of Papaver somniferum cultivar HN1 chromosome 7, ASM357369v1, whole genome shotgun sequence contains the following coding sequences:
- the LOC113294279 gene encoding F-box protein CPR1-like, whose translation MSSIPVPEEILVNILLRLPFKAISLCRCVCKLWYTLLSNPSFVKTHYDLSIEKNYPNTILRADVNGKHAIYSIIYDPLSSSLSASRCEIHYPFETKGKVEILGSSNGLLCIHVGEYFDESTICIWNPTTKEYKRVPKSPNNQFPCDLIMHDFMNAYGFCYDCRIDDYKFIKVVGFIGVPSRSGVQVYKLGSDSWSTHRFIPYYFPCNTRRLGITVHESLHWLARPGVESYLQESPDVIVSFNICEERFDALAFPASVENENVIKEQELGALDGCLCLLLQDPNCRVDLWVMREYGVRESWSILFSTTHDLVVDHHIRSNFLVYSFENDEVLLGNFDSFILYNPRYDRAKTVTIPGIRGSGEVESYLTSLFSLNSRTYVGEDDRIED comes from the coding sequence ATGTCAAGCATTCCTGTTCCGGAGGAGATTCTTGTGAACATCCTTTTGCGGTTACCATTTAAGGCCATATCACTATGTAGGTGTGTATGCAAACTCTGGTACACTTTACTCTCCAACCCTAGTTTTGTCAAAACTCATTATGATCTTTCTATTGAAAAGAATTATCCTAATACCATTCTTAGAGCAGATGTCAACGGTAAACACGCAATCTATTCTATAATTTATGACCCGTTATCATCATCTTTATCAGCATCTAGATGTGAAATTCATTACCCGTTCGAAACTAAAGGTAAAGTTGAGATTTTGGGTTCTTCTAATGGTTTATTATGCATTCATGTTGGTGAGTATTTTGATGAGAGTACCATTTGTATTTGGAATCCAACAACTAAAGAATATAAGAGAGTACCCAAATCGCCAAATAATCAGTTTCCATGTGACTTAATTATGCATGATTTTATGAATGCATATGGGTTTTGCTATGATTGTAGGATTGATGATTATAAGTTTATTAAAGTTGTGGGCTTTATCGGAGTTCCAAGTAGGTCGGGAGTTCAGGTTTATAAACTAGGATCAGACTCATGGAGTACTCATAGGTTCATACCTTACTATTTTCCTTGTAATACAAGGCGTTTGGGTATTACTGTTCATGAATCTCTTCATTGGTTAGCCAGGCCAGGAGTTGAAAGCTATTTGCAAGAAAGTCCTGatgttattgtttcttttaatatttgtgaGGAAAGATTTGATGCTTTGGCTTTCCCAGCATCCGTGGAAAATGAGAACGTAATCAAGGAACAAGAACTTGGAGCTCTAGATGGTTGTCTTTGTTTACTTCTTCAGGACCCTAATTGTCGTGTTGATTTATGGGTAATGCGGGAATATGGTGTGCGAGAATCTTGGTCTATACTTTTCAGTACTACTCATGATTTGGTTGTAGACCATCATATTCGTAGTAATTTTCTGGTATACTCATTTGAAAATGATGAAGTTCTGTTGGGAAATTTTGATAGTTTCATTTTATATAATCCGAGATACGATAGAGCTAAAACTGTGACGATTCCTGGCATTCGTGGATCGGGTGAAGTAGAGAGTTATTTAACGAGCTTATTTTCACTCAACTCACGTACTTATGTTGGGGAAGATGATAGAATCGAGGACTAG
- the LOC113294280 gene encoding uncharacterized protein LOC113294280 — protein MVSLSLIQSNTQIIVNNGKNTSFWDDCWCTAIPLKLKYPNLWKICRSKQATISEIVSFVHSQSAWSLGFSRNLKEVEVNEAAQLLDNIGNPELNEDQEDSRVWLPSKTGNYSSKSCYEIQYINEQNTTEKFTKSKLIWNEVVPTKVSFFIWSTLWNAAPTMDNLVRRGVLPPLTNQACNFCGSCQETTNHLLHHCSYSYTVWAYFLEFPNVLSVVPSSTAVCLNTWRRKWEDERHHFIWNNLPYAIWWALWLERNRRRFHNTSESAANTIIIVKALLYQWALPTQMFKGLFFEDLVHKWAQKIYNMHL, from the coding sequence ATGGTCTCGCTCTCTCTCATACAATCTAATACACAGATCATTGTTAACAATGGGAAGAATACTAGTTTCTGGGATGATTGCTGGTGCACCGCAATTCCTCTTAAACTAAAATATCCTAACCTTTGGAAGATATGCAGAAGTAAGCAGGCAACAATTAGTGAAATCGTCTCTTTTGTTCATTCTCAATCGGCTTGGAGCTTAGGTTTCTCTCGCAATCTCAAGGAAGTAGAGGTAAATGAGGCGGCACAGCTGTTAGATAATATTGGAAATCCAGAGCTAAATGAAGATCAAGAGGATTCTAGAGTATGGTTACCTTCTAAAACAGGTAATTACTCATCTAAATCTTGTTATGAAATTCAATACATAAATGAGCAGAATACCACTGAGAAATTTACCAAGTCGAAGCTTATTTGGAATGAGGTGGTGCCTACTAAGGTGTCTTTTTTTATTTGGTCGACACTTTGGAATGCCGCGCCAACCATGGATAATCTGGTGAGAAGAGGGGTTCTCCCACCGTTAACAAACCAAGCTTGTAATTTCTGTGGCAGTTGTCAAGAAACTACAAACCACCTCCTTCATCACTGCTCCTATTCGTATACTGTTTGGGCATACTTCCTTGAATTTCCTAATGTTTTATCTGTTGTTCCTTCCTCTACGGCTGTCTGTTTAAACACGTGGAGAAGGAAATGGGAAGATGAGAGACATCACTTCATCTGGAACAACTTACCTTATGCTATTTGGTGGGCATTGTGGCTGGAAAGAAATAGAAGGCGCTTCCATAACACATCTGAAAGTGCAGCCAACACGATAATCATTGTTAAAGCTTTGTTGTACCAATGGGCTCTTCCAACACAAATGTTCAAGGGATTATTCTTTGAAGATTTAGTACATAAGTGGGCACAGAAGATCTATAACATGCATTTGTAG